The Segatella hominis genome includes a region encoding these proteins:
- a CDS encoding sulfatase-like hydrolase/transferase: MAQNKAVKATADRPNIIFILADDLGYGDLSCYGSKTIKTPNIDKLAAMGTRFNQSYAGSGISSPSRCALMTGKNTGNSRIRDNMCTAGGMTGLKITPEGDTTIVRRTSLQPQDTTIATVLHAAGYKTCLVNKWHLDGYDPKSSPIYRGFDEFHGWLISTVESNSPYYYPYNRFDNDKLIHIKANEHDKHIKHNTDISTDDAINFIKRNKKNPFFLYLAFDAPHEPYIIDNTTWYDDESWSMNDKRYASLVTHMDAAIGRLLTYLEKNNLRENTLVIFASDNGAAVQAPLKLFNCNAGFRGRKAQLYEGGIRVPFIVNQPGKVPVQSLNNIIYFPDVMPTLAALTGGTQYLPQNINGMNILPLFYGKQIDTDDRVLYWEFPGKQRAARHGDWKAVTIKPNKPLELYNLREDPEEKHDLAKKYPEMVIGFDKVMKEMRTPSENWPIPEDAESGKK, from the coding sequence ATGGCACAAAACAAGGCTGTAAAGGCTACGGCCGACAGACCCAATATCATTTTCATCCTTGCCGATGATCTGGGATATGGCGACCTCTCCTGCTACGGCAGCAAGACTATCAAGACTCCAAACATTGATAAACTGGCTGCTATGGGTACTCGATTCAACCAGAGCTATGCCGGGTCAGGAATCAGTTCACCATCACGTTGTGCACTGATGACGGGTAAGAATACCGGCAATAGCCGTATACGTGATAATATGTGCACAGCTGGAGGCATGACAGGTCTGAAAATAACCCCTGAAGGTGACACGACCATCGTTCGCAGAACAAGTCTGCAGCCGCAGGATACAACCATCGCTACGGTATTGCACGCTGCCGGCTACAAAACCTGTCTTGTCAACAAATGGCATCTGGATGGCTATGATCCAAAATCATCACCAATCTATCGTGGTTTTGACGAGTTCCACGGATGGCTGATCAGTACGGTAGAATCCAATTCACCTTACTATTATCCATACAACCGTTTCGACAACGACAAGCTCATCCACATCAAGGCAAATGAGCACGATAAGCACATCAAGCACAATACGGATATTTCGACCGATGATGCCATCAATTTCATCAAGCGAAACAAGAAGAATCCTTTCTTCCTCTATCTGGCTTTTGATGCGCCTCATGAACCCTACATCATCGACAACACCACATGGTATGATGATGAATCCTGGAGCATGAACGACAAGCGCTACGCTTCACTCGTAACCCACATGGATGCGGCAATAGGCAGACTGCTCACCTATCTGGAAAAGAACAACTTGCGCGAGAATACGCTCGTTATCTTTGCATCAGATAATGGTGCTGCCGTTCAGGCACCATTGAAACTGTTCAACTGCAACGCAGGATTCCGTGGCCGCAAGGCGCAGCTTTACGAAGGAGGTATCCGAGTACCATTCATCGTGAACCAGCCAGGAAAAGTACCGGTACAGTCGCTGAACAACATCATCTATTTCCCAGATGTAATGCCTACGCTGGCAGCTCTTACTGGAGGCACCCAATATCTGCCTCAGAACATCAACGGCATGAATATTCTGCCATTGTTCTATGGTAAGCAGATTGATACAGACGACCGAGTTCTTTATTGGGAATTCCCAGGTAAGCAGCGTGCTGCGCGCCACGGTGACTGGAAGGCTGTTACCATCAAGCCAAACAAGCCTCTGGAACTCTATAATCTGCGTGAAGACCCAGAAGAGAAGCATGATCTCGCCAAGAAGTATCCGGAAATGGTTATCGGCTTTGACAAGGTGATGAAGGAAATGCGAACTCCATCAGAAAACTGGCCAATACCTGAAGATGCAGAAAGCGGGAAAAAGTAA
- a CDS encoding glycerate kinase, with translation MNGKIIIACDSYKGCLTSREVNEAIASGIKEWDSEETASGIEKLDSNEASPEIICLEMSDGGEGMLDAFLTAMKGERVRIHAHDALMRWIEAEYGIVNDTAIIEIAQTAGLALIEPEQRNPLKATSWGVGEMMMNAFRRGVRHFIVGLGGSATSDCGIGMLKAMGDDWKKIRKECTFMLASDVTNPLCGENGAAHVFAPQKGADAEMVEMLDARARKFAEVSAKHFGYDRSEMPGAGAAGGLGYAFLQYFGAEISAGAELLLREIGFDEMIQDADLVITGEGHSDRQTLMGKLPQRILEHVLKNKATTDQQIWLVSGGVSEKQALLDAGFDQVLAVSPQNMDLEEAMNPEIAKRNIANAIRGSFGNA, from the coding sequence ATGAATGGGAAAATTATTATAGCTTGCGACTCTTATAAGGGTTGCCTTACGAGCAGGGAGGTGAATGAGGCGATTGCTTCGGGAATAAAGGAATGGGATTCTGAAGAGACTGCTTCTGGAATAGAAAAGTTGGATTCGAATGAAGCTTCTCCCGAAATCATTTGTCTCGAAATGAGTGATGGGGGAGAGGGAATGCTCGATGCCTTTCTCACGGCGATGAAAGGAGAGCGAGTGAGAATTCATGCCCATGATGCCCTGATGAGATGGATTGAGGCAGAGTATGGTATCGTGAATGATACGGCGATAATTGAGATTGCACAGACTGCCGGACTGGCTTTGATAGAGCCTGAACAGCGCAATCCTCTGAAGGCTACTTCCTGGGGCGTGGGCGAGATGATGATGAATGCTTTTCGCCGGGGTGTGCGCCACTTTATCGTAGGATTGGGCGGAAGTGCTACATCCGATTGCGGTATCGGAATGCTCAAGGCAATGGGAGACGACTGGAAGAAAATCCGCAAGGAATGTACTTTTATGTTGGCTTCTGATGTTACCAATCCGCTTTGTGGTGAAAACGGGGCGGCTCATGTCTTTGCGCCTCAGAAGGGGGCTGATGCAGAGATGGTGGAAATGCTGGATGCTCGGGCAAGGAAGTTTGCTGAGGTGAGCGCCAAGCATTTCGGTTATGATAGGAGTGAGATGCCTGGTGCTGGGGCTGCCGGTGGTTTGGGCTATGCTTTCCTGCAATATTTTGGGGCAGAGATTTCTGCTGGAGCCGAACTTCTGTTGCGAGAAATCGGCTTTGATGAGATGATTCAGGATGCTGATCTCGTGATAACGGGTGAAGGTCATAGCGACAGACAGACCTTGATGGGAAAGTTGCCACAGCGGATTTTGGAACATGTCTTGAAAAATAAAGCCACGACAGACCAGCAAATCTGGTTGGTATCTGGAGGAGTCAGCGAAAAGCAGGCGCTTCTTGATGCAGGATTTGATCAGGTTCTTGCCGTATCTCCTCAGAATATGGATTTAGAGGAAGCGATGAATCCTGAAATTGCCAAAAGAAATATTGCGAACGCAATCAGAGGTTCCTTTGGAAATGCTTAG
- a CDS encoding Hsp20/alpha crystallin family protein, translated as MLLARRNNSVSNWLNNWFNDNFFDTSLMPHMNATAPAVNVKEDENAYTMEIAAPGLKKDMVKMNIDKDGYLNVSIENKDEKKEEKKEEHYLRREFSYSNYSQSYALPEDANQEKISAEVSDGVLKIEIPKVAKEEKKDDVKHIEVK; from the coding sequence ATGTTGTTAGCTCGTAGAAATAACAGTGTTTCAAATTGGTTGAACAATTGGTTTAATGACAATTTCTTTGATACAAGCTTGATGCCACATATGAACGCCACCGCTCCTGCAGTTAATGTCAAGGAAGATGAAAACGCTTATACGATGGAGATTGCAGCTCCTGGTTTGAAGAAAGATATGGTCAAGATGAACATTGACAAGGATGGTTATCTGAATGTATCTATCGAGAACAAGGACGAGAAGAAGGAGGAAAAGAAGGAAGAGCATTACTTGCGTCGTGAATTCTCTTACAGCAACTATTCTCAGAGTTATGCTCTGCCAGAGGATGCCAATCAAGAGAAGATTTCTGCTGAGGTCAGCGATGGTGTCTTAAAGATTGAGATACCTAAGGTAGCCAAGGAAGAAAAGAAAGACGATGTTAAGCACATTGAGGTGAAATAA
- a CDS encoding helix-turn-helix domain-containing protein, translating into MELLEKYFAELIQCVGASYLVIGIILVFLSVPDTADYAPYRKAKYFLASAFFVMFINLFLWLEIFSSQDWKALNSIIACMDISLFFLTCICFAYSFASLLDSQYINKKRMLKDFGYWILTVSFSWITLLEPFAPYAYYLYIVSTLIFCSIVVRYMFHFQFIYRKKREQLDNYFSDDNMQRFMFWTKKSLFFLCLLGVFAYLTLFFGIYFNFAYQAYIVCVNLYIVISFINYRPYYGTLNLASTVNEEIEYYSNQEPETSKLENYENLFGARLQQWVDDKKYLSSQLTIDSLASEMGTNKVYLSRYINGKHAVNFSTWVTTLRIKEAQVYMLAHPGATLEEVAYHVGFSSASYFSRVFSRIVKTSPTIWRSNI; encoded by the coding sequence ATGGAGTTACTGGAAAAATATTTCGCAGAACTGATTCAGTGTGTCGGCGCCAGTTATCTGGTGATAGGCATTATCCTGGTGTTCCTGAGTGTACCGGATACTGCAGACTATGCCCCTTATCGTAAGGCAAAATATTTCTTGGCATCAGCGTTTTTTGTTATGTTCATCAACCTGTTTCTCTGGTTGGAAATCTTTTCCTCGCAAGATTGGAAGGCGCTCAATTCCATCATTGCCTGTATGGACATCAGCCTGTTTTTCCTGACATGTATATGCTTTGCTTATTCGTTTGCCTCCCTGTTGGATTCACAATATATCAATAAAAAGAGGATGCTGAAGGATTTCGGGTATTGGATATTGACGGTTTCCTTTTCCTGGATTACCCTTTTGGAGCCTTTTGCACCTTATGCCTATTATCTGTATATCGTTTCCACCCTGATTTTCTGTAGCATCGTGGTAAGATACATGTTCCATTTTCAGTTTATCTATAGGAAGAAAAGGGAACAGTTGGATAATTACTTCTCCGATGATAATATGCAGCGCTTCATGTTCTGGACGAAGAAAAGCCTCTTCTTTCTGTGCCTCTTGGGTGTCTTTGCCTATCTCACTCTCTTCTTCGGAATCTATTTCAACTTTGCTTATCAGGCGTATATTGTCTGTGTCAATCTCTATATCGTCATCTCTTTCATCAATTACCGCCCGTATTATGGCACGCTCAATTTAGCTTCGACGGTGAATGAGGAGATAGAATACTATTCCAACCAGGAACCGGAAACGTCCAAGTTGGAGAATTATGAGAACCTCTTCGGAGCACGCTTGCAGCAATGGGTGGATGACAAGAAGTATCTTTCATCGCAGTTGACCATCGACAGTTTGGCTTCCGAAATGGGCACCAATAAGGTTTATCTTTCCCGTTATATCAACGGAAAACATGCCGTCAACTTCAGTACCTGGGTTACCACCTTGCGCATCAAGGAGGCACAGGTCTATATGTTGGCTCATCCCGGTGCCACATTGGAAGAAGTAGCTTATCATGTCGGATTCTCTTCTGCCTCCTATTTCTCCCGAGTCTTCTCCCGCATCGTCAAGACGAGTCCTACAATATGGCGAAGTAATATCTGA
- the tnpC gene encoding IS66 family transposase, which translates to MTKDEIIVLLKEQLQLANDTVSSLTIQVGELIERIKSLEEQLVQKGIAIDKANRQNRALGKLVSGKKSERQEKCLQDSMTQEEFDRKKKEQAEKRKERKNNGAKRDMHYEMEEKHVTVNPDMDAELLKTLRIYGTRTCVRYSMEPIKFIKTVYHINTYTDGNVLYPGKTPPALLLNSSYTSSFAAGLLQLRYIYSMPVERIVKYFADSGFTLRKATANKLIARSADVLENIYRAICQKVLQQDYVTADETYHKVLLTRVKPTDNGSKKGYLWAVSAPKLGLVFFVYEAGSRSEQIILDVFSDYKGTVQSDAYAPYRKLESDAYPDIMRIACLQHVKRNFIDCGKNDKDAQEVAGIINRFYQEDKKHKVGVNGWTIEKHLAYRQSYAPDILQDLLEKLEELSSRKDLLPKSPLAQAVGYALNEYNAICDIFKRGDTALDNNYIERIQRYISLSRRNSLFFGSHEGARRGAILYSIAISCKMNGINLFEYISDVIEKTVEWQPNTPLEKYRDLLPDRWKKQ; encoded by the coding sequence ATGACAAAGGACGAAATCATAGTACTTTTGAAGGAGCAACTTCAGCTTGCTAACGATACTGTGAGTTCGCTGACCATACAGGTCGGTGAACTCATTGAACGTATAAAGTCATTAGAAGAGCAACTCGTCCAGAAAGGAATCGCCATAGACAAAGCGAATCGTCAGAACAGGGCGCTCGGCAAGCTCGTTTCCGGCAAAAAGTCCGAACGTCAGGAGAAGTGTCTGCAAGACTCAATGACTCAGGAAGAATTTGACAGGAAGAAAAAAGAGCAGGCGGAAAAGAGAAAGGAGCGCAAAAACAATGGGGCCAAGCGTGACATGCATTATGAGATGGAGGAGAAACATGTTACGGTTAATCCAGACATGGATGCGGAACTTTTGAAGACGCTGCGCATCTATGGCACCCGCACCTGTGTGCGTTACAGCATGGAGCCCATCAAGTTCATCAAGACCGTATATCACATCAACACTTATACGGATGGAAATGTCCTGTATCCAGGAAAGACCCCACCAGCATTGCTGCTAAACTCATCCTATACATCTTCTTTTGCAGCAGGTCTACTGCAGTTGCGGTATATCTATTCCATGCCGGTGGAGCGAATCGTCAAATACTTTGCCGACAGTGGGTTCACACTAAGGAAAGCCACGGCAAACAAGCTGATTGCCAGAAGCGCAGACGTACTGGAAAATATCTATAGAGCCATCTGCCAAAAGGTGTTACAGCAGGATTATGTTACGGCAGATGAAACTTATCATAAAGTACTGCTGACGAGGGTAAAGCCTACAGACAATGGCTCGAAGAAAGGTTACCTGTGGGCGGTAAGCGCACCTAAACTGGGACTTGTGTTCTTCGTATATGAGGCTGGATCACGTTCTGAGCAGATCATACTTGATGTGTTCTCGGATTATAAAGGTACAGTACAGAGTGATGCATATGCTCCTTACCGGAAGCTGGAGTCGGATGCTTATCCGGACATTATGAGAATTGCCTGTCTGCAGCATGTCAAGAGAAACTTCATCGACTGTGGCAAGAACGACAAGGATGCACAGGAAGTAGCAGGCATCATCAACAGATTTTATCAAGAAGACAAAAAGCATAAGGTTGGCGTAAATGGATGGACAATAGAGAAACATCTGGCTTATCGGCAATCATACGCACCGGACATTTTGCAGGATTTATTAGAGAAACTGGAGGAATTATCTTCCAGGAAGGATTTGCTGCCCAAATCGCCCTTGGCGCAAGCCGTCGGCTATGCCCTTAACGAGTATAATGCCATTTGTGACATTTTTAAAAGAGGTGATACTGCTCTCGACAACAATTATATTGAGAGAATCCAGAGGTACATATCGCTGTCGAGAAGAAACTCATTATTCTTTGGTTCGCACGAAGGGGCAAGACGAGGAGCTATCCTATATTCTATCGCCATCTCATGCAAAATGAATGGCATTAATCTGTTCGAATACATTAGCGACGTCATAGAAAAGACCGTAGAATGGCAACCAAATACTCCATTGGAAAAATACAGAGACTTGCTTCCTGACAGATGGAAAAAGCAGTAA
- the tnpB gene encoding IS66 family insertion sequence element accessory protein TnpB (TnpB, as the term is used for proteins encoded by IS66 family insertion elements, is considered an accessory protein, since TnpC, encoded by a neighboring gene, is a DDE family transposase.): MFGLNENTQYYVCQRYVRMNTGINGLYQIVRTEMELPPLGGAVFIFFSKNRQQVKLLKWDGDGFLLYHKRLERGTFELPFFDPKNKQCKMPHKTLSAIMSGICLKSMRFRKRLNL, encoded by the coding sequence ATGTTTGGATTAAATGAGAACACCCAATACTATGTCTGCCAGCGATACGTTCGAATGAACACGGGTATTAATGGCTTGTATCAGATAGTAAGGACGGAGATGGAGCTGCCACCACTTGGCGGTGCTGTCTTCATCTTCTTCTCCAAGAATCGCCAGCAGGTTAAACTGCTAAAATGGGACGGCGATGGTTTCTTGCTATATCACAAGCGACTGGAACGAGGAACCTTTGAATTGCCATTCTTTGACCCTAAGAACAAGCAATGCAAAATGCCGCACAAGACTCTGTCTGCCATCATGAGCGGAATTTGCCTTAAAAGTATGAGATTTAGAAAGAGGCTTAACTTATAG
- a CDS encoding ATP-binding protein, whose amino-acid sequence MLYRKIEKYIVSHLQSGSDKILIVDGARQIGKSYIIREIGKKLFPNYIEVNMETDKLGDRTFADAKTVDDFYLALSTVAGDRMKEKNNTLVFIDEIQAYDHLLTLLKFLREDNKFTYIASGSLLGVTLKTTSSIPLGSIIIRHMYPLDFEEFLIANGIGQLVLDAIRKKFAARESMPEAIHNKLLDLFKKYLLVGGLPDAVNEFLATKNITTIRTIQNEIHHLYGVDAARYEEMHNRLKIQRIYSMVPSNLENKKKRVVVKDIEDKKGKRMSDYVEEFDYLISSGITLEVKAISKPSFPLIENSGKNLLKLYMNDVGILTGIFFGTNIKAVMDDVASINLGSVYETVVAQELKAHGFNLYYYDNKKTGEVDYLIDDMEHLSVLPLEIKSGKDYQVHSALDKFLQVKEYNIQQAFVLSNTQQVKVKDGITYLPIYYIMCIEPKQAEDEVLL is encoded by the coding sequence ATGCTGTATAGAAAGATAGAAAAATATATCGTAAGTCACTTACAATCAGGGTCTGACAAGATTCTGATTGTAGATGGTGCACGCCAAATCGGAAAGTCGTACATTATCCGAGAAATCGGAAAGAAGCTTTTTCCCAACTATATTGAGGTGAATATGGAAACAGATAAGCTTGGAGACCGGACTTTTGCTGACGCTAAGACGGTGGATGATTTCTATTTGGCTTTGAGTACGGTGGCAGGTGATAGGATGAAGGAAAAGAATAACACTTTGGTATTTATAGATGAGATTCAAGCCTATGATCATTTGCTTACTTTGCTTAAGTTCCTGCGTGAAGATAATAAGTTTACTTATATCGCCAGTGGTTCGTTGCTGGGTGTTACGCTTAAGACAACATCATCTATTCCTTTAGGCAGTATCATTATCCGTCACATGTATCCGTTAGACTTTGAAGAGTTCCTGATAGCCAATGGAATCGGACAACTGGTGCTTGATGCGATTCGCAAGAAGTTTGCTGCAAGGGAGTCGATGCCGGAAGCTATCCATAACAAACTTCTAGATTTGTTCAAGAAATATCTCCTGGTAGGTGGATTGCCTGATGCTGTCAATGAATTCTTAGCAACCAAGAATATCACAACCATTCGTACCATTCAGAATGAAATCCATCATCTCTATGGAGTGGATGCGGCACGTTATGAGGAGATGCACAATCGCTTGAAGATTCAGCGCATCTACAGTATGGTTCCTTCTAATTTGGAAAACAAGAAAAAACGTGTGGTGGTGAAGGACATTGAGGACAAGAAGGGAAAGCGAATGAGTGATTATGTAGAGGAATTTGATTATCTGATTTCTTCTGGCATTACCTTGGAAGTGAAGGCCATCAGTAAGCCAAGTTTCCCTCTGATAGAGAATAGTGGTAAGAATCTGCTGAAGCTTTATATGAACGATGTGGGTATTCTGACCGGCATTTTCTTTGGCACCAACATCAAGGCGGTGATGGATGATGTGGCAAGTATTAATCTCGGTTCCGTTTATGAGACGGTGGTGGCACAGGAGTTGAAGGCGCATGGCTTCAATCTTTATTATTACGACAACAAGAAGACGGGGGAAGTAGATTATCTGATAGATGACATGGAGCACCTTTCTGTTCTTCCGTTAGAAATCAAGTCTGGTAAGGATTATCAGGTGCATAGTGCCTTGGATAAGTTCCTGCAAGTCAAGGAATATAACATCCAGCAAGCCTTCGTTTTATCCAATACTCAGCAGGTGAAGGTGAAGGATGGAATAACTTATCTGCCTATCTATTATATAATGTGTATAGAGCCAAAGCAGGCAGAAGATGAAGTGTTGCTTTAG
- a CDS encoding transposase has protein sequence MKHRSQRPIEPEAAFGQMKEDMHYKRFRHFGKDKVYMDIGLFGIGFNLKKHLGIKR, from the coding sequence ATGAAGCACAGGAGTCAGAGACCGATAGAGCCAGAAGCTGCGTTTGGACAGATGAAGGAAGACATGCATTACAAGCGATTCAGGCATTTCGGAAAGGACAAGGTTTACATGGACATAGGGTTGTTCGGTATAGGATTCAATTTGAAGAAACATTTAGGGATAAAACGATAA
- a CDS encoding MFS transporter: MNIKSIGSKIKGNPTMVDGTVYSMLIICSISHFLNDMIQSIIPSIYPIVKDKFDFSFAQIGIITLVFQMTSSILQPFTGLYADKHPRPYALSIGMCFTLVGLLLLAFAENYFLILLAVSVVGLGSSVFHPTASRVAQMASGGKKSLAQSIFQVGGNGGSAIGPLLAAIIILPFGQHAISWFALAALLAAIIMVRLGVWYKARLAYVVNHPQKQPLLNTHLSKRVKYWALFILIMLVFSKYFYTACITSYFTFFLMDKFGVSVQTSQLCLFVFLAAFAIGTVAGGMLGDKFGRKYVIWFSILGAAPFAIAMPFVNFTWTIICTFLSGLIIASAFSSIVVYATDLMPDKVGLIAGIFFGLMFGLGGLGSAFFGWLADKTSIEFIFQVSAFLPLLGIIAGFLPNTQKRSVEV, encoded by the coding sequence ATGAACATCAAGTCAATAGGCAGTAAAATTAAGGGAAATCCTACGATGGTAGATGGTACGGTGTATTCCATGCTCATCATCTGTAGCATTTCCCATTTCTTGAACGATATGATTCAGTCGATTATCCCTTCCATCTATCCGATTGTGAAGGATAAGTTCGACTTCTCGTTTGCACAGATAGGTATCATCACGCTGGTCTTCCAGATGACGTCTTCTATCCTGCAACCATTCACAGGGCTTTATGCCGACAAGCATCCCCGTCCCTATGCTCTTTCCATCGGCATGTGCTTCACATTGGTGGGTTTGCTCCTGCTGGCCTTCGCCGAAAATTATTTTCTGATTCTCCTGGCGGTGAGCGTCGTAGGGCTGGGATCTTCCGTGTTTCATCCCACTGCTTCGAGAGTGGCACAGATGGCATCGGGAGGCAAGAAGAGTCTGGCACAATCCATCTTTCAGGTGGGCGGCAATGGTGGATCGGCGATAGGACCGCTGCTTGCCGCCATCATCATTTTGCCTTTTGGCCAGCATGCCATCTCCTGGTTTGCCCTTGCAGCCCTGCTTGCCGCCATCATCATGGTAAGATTGGGAGTCTGGTATAAGGCACGACTGGCTTACGTGGTGAACCATCCGCAGAAACAACCCCTTCTCAACACCCATTTATCTAAAAGGGTGAAGTATTGGGCACTGTTCATCCTCATTATGCTCGTGTTCTCCAAGTATTTCTATACGGCGTGCATCACGAGTTACTTCACCTTCTTCCTGATGGATAAGTTCGGCGTGTCGGTACAGACCTCGCAACTGTGCCTCTTCGTATTCCTTGCCGCCTTTGCCATAGGTACTGTAGCTGGAGGTATGCTGGGTGACAAGTTTGGCAGAAAGTATGTCATCTGGTTCTCTATTCTGGGAGCAGCACCTTTTGCTATTGCCATGCCTTTCGTCAACTTCACGTGGACTATCATCTGTACCTTCCTTTCTGGCTTGATCATCGCCTCGGCATTCTCTTCCATCGTGGTATATGCCACCGACCTGATGCCAGATAAAGTAGGATTGATAGCAGGCATTTTCTTCGGACTGATGTTTGGCTTGGGAGGTTTGGGCTCTGCTTTCTTCGGCTGGTTAGCCGACAAGACGAGCATCGAGTTCATCTTCCAGGTGAGTGCCTTCCTGCCACTGCTCGGCATCATTGCCGGATTCTTGCCGAATACGCAGAAAAGAAGCGTTGAAGTATGA